The stretch of DNA CAATTGTAATTTCTCGCCCTTCCACCATTTCTGGACGGCAGTAGCCTTGATAAACTGCGACTTCAGCTAAACCACACAGTACATCGGCTGCTGCTACCGCCCGCGATATGTTGCGAATCAATTCTGCGTGTTCGGCAACTTCACTGCGCAATTGGGCAAAGATTTCATACTCTAAGCGATTTAGCTCGTCTCTAGCACTGAGAATCCGACTTTCGCGCTCTTTCAACTCAGGAGTAATATAGCGTTCCTCGTTCGTTAAAGTTTGCTTGCGGATGTAATGACTAGGAACTTGATCGGCTTTACTGCGAGAAATACTGATGTAATAACCAAATGTTTTATTGTAACCTACTTTTAAAGTAGGAATATCTGTCTTTGTGCGTTCCTCAACTTCTAAATTCGCAATCCACTGCTGATCCGCTTCTACGGTAGCGCGTCTTTCATCGAGTTGCGAATTAACGCCAGGGCGAATCAAGCCACCTTCTGAGAGAAGAATTGGTGGCGACTCAACAAGATGAGCGCGAAGTTTCGTGGCTAATTCTTCCAATACAACGGGGACTTTTTGCAAGGCTCGCAGGTAAGGCGATTTAGCTGTTTCTACAATCCGCGCGATTTCGGGGAGTTTTGCCAATGACTCGGCTAAAGCAACAAGATCTCTTGCGTTGGCACTGCCAGAACCCGCACGCCCTGTTAACCTTTCTAAGTCATAAATTTGTCGCAAACAACTGCGTAAATCTTGCCGTAGCGAACTATCTGCAATTAATTCCTCAATTGTGTCTTGTCGGGCGCGAATTCCTTTAATGTCAATGAGTGGCTGCAAAAACCAACGACGCAACGCACGTCCACCCATTGCGGTACTTGTACGGTCTAACGCCCACAGCAGCGAACCGTGAAACGTTCCATCGCGCACTGTTTGCGTAATTTCTAGATTGCGCCGACTTTGATGATCCAGTATTAAGTAATCACTAATCGTATACGTGCGCAAAGCTTGTAGGGCGATCGGATTTTCTTTTTGCGTTTCTTCTAAGTACTGCAACAAACCGCCCGCAGCCCTCACTGCGAGAGGAAGATGTTCGCAACCTAATCCTTCAAGCGATCGCACGCGAAATTTTTGAATTAAGCGTTGTCGTGCTTCTGATTGTGCAAATGCTGTATGCGATCGCAAGGCGTAGCAAAAGGCAGGTGGTAAACACGCTGGCAAATGCTCTGAAGTTTCTCCAGGACGTAGTAAACTTCCTAAATCTGGTGCATTTGTAGGAACTAAAACTTCTGATGGTTGCAACCGCATTAATTCCTGCGTCAGTTGCTCTAAATTATTTTCTTGCGTTGTCAAAAATTCGCCTGTGGAAATATCTGCATAAGCTAATCCCCAGTGATTACCTGCTATGACAACTGCTGCTAAGAAGTTATTGCGTCGCGCTTGCAGCATTCCGTCATCAAGAAGTGTTCCTG from Chroococcidiopsis sp. TS-821 encodes:
- the mutS gene encoding DNA mismatch repair protein MutS, coding for MNNSSSASTSTEFDSKPMVRNADYRKLDITKLSPMYQHFVQVKEQYPNTILLYRCGDFFETFFLDALTVSRELELVLTSKEGGKEIGRVPMTGVPHHALERYCAMLVEKGYAIAICDQVEDAEVAAAQHRQVRREVTRVLTPGTLLDDGMLQARRNNFLAAVVIAGNHWGLAYADISTGEFLTTQENNLEQLTQELMRLQPSEVLVPTNAPDLGSLLRPGETSEHLPACLPPAFCYALRSHTAFAQSEARQRLIQKFRVRSLEGLGCEHLPLAVRAAGGLLQYLEETQKENPIALQALRTYTISDYLILDHQSRRNLEITQTVRDGTFHGSLLWALDRTSTAMGGRALRRWFLQPLIDIKGIRARQDTIEELIADSSLRQDLRSCLRQIYDLERLTGRAGSGSANARDLVALAESLAKLPEIARIVETAKSPYLRALQKVPVVLEELATKLRAHLVESPPILLSEGGLIRPGVNSQLDERRATVEADQQWIANLEVEERTKTDIPTLKVGYNKTFGYYISISRSKADQVPSHYIRKQTLTNEERYITPELKERESRILSARDELNRLEYEIFAQLRSEVAEHAELIRNISRAVAAADVLCGLAEVAVYQGYCRPEMVEGREITIVDGRHPVVEQSLPAGFFVPNSTCLGSRHDQLPITNHQYPDLIILTGPNASGKSCYLRQVGLIQLMAQVGSFVPASSARLGICDRIFTRVGAVDDLATGQSTFMVEMNETANILNHATRRSLVLLDEIGRGTATFDGLSIAWAVAEYLATEIQARTIFATHYHELNELASILTNVANYQVTVKELPDQIIFLHQVQPGGADKSYGIEAGRLAGLPTVVIQRAKQVMGQIEKHSKIAVGLREGVAVERHTINAN